A region of Granulibacter bethesdensis DNA encodes the following proteins:
- a CDS encoding response regulator transcription factor — protein MNAGKEYRMKVLLIEDHPIVRAGCRRLLTDYTPARKVVAGSAQDHAEERVEVIEASTGAEGVRLNREHSPAVVVLDLNLPDMPGLEVLAAMKADVPSLKVIVFSMYEDPAFVSRALEGGASAYLTKNDDPFSMLEALDKVLAGGMHLGPRVAEKIALHTLREPDDPLRPLSRREREVFDLLGQGRSLNEIAVILGVSYRTAAHAALQIRSKLGYNSAAALIKYAVERAKGSVPA, from the coding sequence ATGAACGCGGGGAAGGAATACAGGATGAAGGTGCTGCTGATCGAGGATCATCCGATTGTTCGTGCCGGATGCCGACGTTTGCTGACGGATTATACCCCTGCGCGCAAAGTGGTTGCCGGTTCTGCTCAGGATCATGCTGAGGAGCGGGTTGAGGTGATCGAGGCCAGCACGGGTGCTGAAGGCGTGCGTCTGAACCGGGAGCACAGCCCTGCGGTCGTTGTGCTCGACCTCAATCTGCCTGACATGCCGGGGCTGGAGGTTCTGGCCGCCATGAAGGCGGACGTGCCTTCCCTGAAGGTCATTGTGTTCAGCATGTATGAGGATCCCGCTTTTGTCTCCCGCGCGCTGGAGGGTGGTGCCTCCGCCTATCTGACCAAGAATGATGATCCGTTCAGCATGCTGGAGGCATTGGACAAGGTGCTCGCGGGTGGGATGCATCTCGGTCCACGGGTTGCCGAGAAAATCGCTCTCCACACGCTGCGGGAGCCGGATGACCCCCTGCGCCCGTTATCCCGACGGGAGCGGGAGGTGTTCGATCTGCTCGGTCAGGGACGCAGCCTGAACGAGATTGCCGTGATCCTTGGCGTCAGCTACCGCACGGCGGCGCATGCGGCGCTGCAGATCCGCAGCAAGCTGGGCTATAATTCCGCGGCGGCGCTGATCAAATATGCGGTCGAACGGGCCAAGGGCAGCGTTCCTGCCTGA
- a CDS encoding HAMP domain-containing protein, with translation MLPALILLVGLIVSLALSLHRANHRIRNEMESGFRLGRVLVEAVLVTARAMPTQQDALTMVAQQLPRVRHLDLLLLPAPEMMAMGMPPLLVGQRPRVPHWFVDLLPQPIVARSFPVLYHGAIIGQIILIANPFDEMKEVWGELCLIAVELAAISVAIVLLIMLATSLSLRPLQRLAEGFEALEAGEYATRLGPVTVEELQPIAVRFDSLAARLQRITQDNHHLIDRLISMQEAERRDVAHELHDEFGPAFFAIRAELASLTRWCRDRYQSDGQDGLSIREVEKIESRVVSVGSLVDAIQNINAAMLERLRPMVLEEMGLPDALERLVEDWRRRVPQTQWDIMLCAGLEQTQTDLALTLFRLVQECLTNIARHAGARHVEVGFFWLPPRREPVGALQDGKTEPPWLGVYVRDDGAGFSGSPSYGYGLLGMTERVRAAGGKLYIGDNGQPGAADKLAEMMMASQKAGLSAEGWGEDEPDDGHDAWLHGGAVIFARIPWQAKSGGVASRSQSANIHGL, from the coding sequence TTGCTGCCGGCCCTTATCCTGCTGGTTGGTCTGATTGTTTCTCTGGCGCTGAGCCTTCACCGGGCCAATCACCGCATCCGGAATGAAATGGAGTCAGGTTTCCGCCTGGGGCGTGTGCTGGTGGAGGCCGTGCTGGTAACAGCCCGCGCCATGCCGACGCAGCAGGATGCGCTGACGATGGTGGCGCAACAGTTGCCGCGTGTCCGGCATCTGGACCTGTTACTGCTGCCTGCGCCTGAGATGATGGCGATGGGGATGCCGCCTCTGCTGGTCGGGCAGCGTCCGCGTGTGCCGCACTGGTTTGTCGATCTGCTGCCCCAGCCGATCGTCGCCCGGTCGTTTCCGGTGCTCTATCACGGTGCGATCATTGGCCAGATTATCCTGATCGCCAATCCGTTCGACGAAATGAAGGAAGTCTGGGGAGAGCTGTGCCTGATCGCGGTGGAGCTTGCCGCGATCTCGGTTGCCATCGTGCTGCTGATCATGTTGGCCACGTCCCTGTCGCTGCGTCCGCTCCAGCGCCTGGCGGAAGGGTTCGAGGCTTTGGAGGCGGGGGAATATGCCACCCGTCTCGGCCCGGTGACGGTGGAGGAGTTGCAGCCGATTGCAGTTCGCTTTGACAGTCTGGCCGCCCGGCTGCAACGCATCACGCAGGATAACCATCATCTGATCGACCGTTTGATCTCCATGCAGGAAGCGGAGCGGCGTGATGTCGCGCATGAGCTGCATGACGAGTTCGGCCCGGCTTTTTTCGCAATCAGGGCCGAACTGGCCTCCCTGACCCGGTGGTGCCGGGATCGGTATCAGAGTGATGGGCAGGATGGTTTATCGATCCGCGAGGTGGAGAAGATCGAGTCGCGGGTCGTGTCGGTCGGGTCTCTGGTCGATGCCATCCAGAACATAAACGCGGCCATGCTGGAGCGTCTGCGCCCGATGGTGCTGGAGGAAATGGGCCTGCCTGACGCGCTGGAGCGTCTGGTGGAGGACTGGCGGCGGCGCGTTCCCCAAACGCAGTGGGATATCATGCTCTGTGCCGGGCTGGAGCAGACACAGACGGATCTGGCTCTGACCCTGTTTCGTCTGGTGCAGGAATGTCTGACCAACATTGCCCGTCATGCCGGCGCCAGACATGTGGAGGTTGGTTTTTTCTGGCTGCCTCCCCGGCGGGAACCAGTCGGAGCCCTGCAGGATGGCAAGACGGAGCCTCCATGGCTGGGCGTCTATGTGCGCGATGATGGCGCCGGATTTTCGGGGAGCCCTTCCTATGGGTACGGTCTGCTGGGCATGACGGAGCGTGTCCGTGCCGCGGGAGGCAAGCTTTATATCGGCGATAACGGCCAGCCCGGTGCCGCGGACAAGCTGGCGGAAATGATGATGGCCTCGCAGAAGGCCGGGTTATCCGCTGAGGGATGGGGGGAGGATGAGCCGGATGATGGTCACGATGCCTGGCTGCATGGCGGTGCAGTGATTTTTGCCAGAATTCCATGGCAGGCAAAGAGCGGGGGAGTCGCTTCCCGCAGCCAATCGGCTAATATCCACGGCCTATAA
- a CDS encoding TonB-dependent receptor yields MRKRIILAAVAPFLPVVAQAQGTMKNAASQGNQPAASSPAENSTPNFTLPSLQVVGTTPLQGSGLNREEVPAATQVYTGLDTQKTGPADLLRSLEQQGTGISFNQAVGNSLQPNLIYRGFSASPLAGDPQGLAVYVNGTRFNQSFGDTVNWDLIPSIAIDETQLVGANPAFGLNALGGALSVRMKDGFNYQGGQVEVSGGSFGNITLSGQYGVKSKDGTMSAYIAASGMNEDGWRQHSPSQARQVYGDIGWRSDRAEAHVNVTYANNILVGNGTTPVELLAADRSAVFTYPDQTRNKYVRVVGSTTVTVTDEWSVQGNVYYSNLSQRTFNGDAAEVEPCDDDPTLVCSEDGPPLQSRRGGYVPNFVQNSPYNQHGFDYDEGGPYAYLNRTATDTNGFGASAQGVNTATVFGHKNHFVAGVSYDGGRSTFTANTLIGPLTLDRGFGGPSIEVDDSTANVLPVRVNTSNDYYGVFFTDTFDITEKLAATVSGRFNSAQIALNDQIGTSLNGQHSYNRFNPAAGLTWKITRSVSAYAGYAESNRAPTPAELSCADPTAPCSLTNFFVGDPPLKQVVAHTWEAGFRGHHKVETATVNWHTGYFHTGSDDDLAFVSSETSGRAYFRNVGPTTRQGVEASVNLIAGAWSVFANYSFTDARYGSNFTLNSEDNPYADDGLVNVRKGNYITGIPAHVFKVGVQWSVTPKWVVGLIGRAASGQYLIGDEGNQNQRTGNYFVMDFNTAYQITKNVQLFGLVRNLTNQNYATFGTFSPVGEVPMLQAPNATNTRSLSPGAPIAGYGGVRVSF; encoded by the coding sequence ATGAGAAAAAGAATTATACTTGCCGCCGTTGCGCCTTTTCTTCCCGTCGTCGCCCAGGCACAGGGAACGATGAAGAATGCAGCGAGCCAAGGCAATCAGCCAGCGGCTTCGTCTCCCGCTGAAAACAGCACACCCAATTTCACGCTGCCTTCCCTGCAGGTGGTGGGAACGACCCCACTTCAGGGGTCGGGACTGAACCGGGAAGAAGTACCCGCAGCCACTCAGGTTTATACCGGGCTTGATACCCAGAAAACCGGCCCGGCAGACCTGCTGCGTTCGCTGGAACAACAGGGCACCGGTATTTCCTTCAATCAGGCGGTGGGCAATTCCCTTCAGCCCAATCTGATCTATCGCGGCTTTTCCGCTTCTCCACTGGCCGGTGATCCCCAGGGCCTTGCGGTCTATGTCAACGGCACACGCTTCAACCAGTCCTTTGGCGATACGGTGAACTGGGATCTGATCCCCAGCATCGCCATTGATGAAACACAGCTGGTCGGCGCCAATCCGGCTTTCGGTCTGAATGCGCTGGGCGGTGCCCTGTCCGTGCGGATGAAGGACGGCTTTAACTATCAGGGCGGTCAGGTCGAGGTATCGGGGGGGTCGTTCGGCAACATCACCCTGTCCGGACAATATGGTGTGAAGTCCAAAGACGGCACGATGTCCGCCTATATTGCCGCCAGCGGGATGAACGAGGATGGCTGGCGCCAGCATTCCCCATCTCAGGCGCGCCAGGTTTACGGCGATATCGGATGGCGCAGCGACCGTGCCGAAGCGCATGTCAACGTGACCTATGCCAACAATATTCTGGTCGGCAACGGCACAACCCCGGTTGAACTGCTGGCAGCGGACCGGAGTGCGGTGTTCACCTATCCCGATCAGACCCGCAACAAATATGTCCGCGTTGTCGGCAGCACCACGGTGACAGTGACCGATGAGTGGTCAGTGCAGGGCAATGTCTATTACAGCAACCTGTCCCAGCGCACCTTCAACGGCGACGCAGCCGAGGTTGAGCCGTGCGATGACGATCCCACTCTGGTCTGTTCAGAGGATGGCCCCCCGCTGCAATCCCGTCGCGGCGGATATGTTCCCAATTTCGTGCAGAACAGCCCGTATAACCAGCACGGCTTCGATTATGACGAGGGCGGTCCCTACGCCTATCTGAACCGCACCGCGACCGATACCAACGGGTTCGGAGCCTCGGCACAGGGTGTGAATACCGCCACGGTGTTCGGCCACAAGAACCATTTCGTAGCCGGTGTCAGCTATGATGGCGGGCGCAGCACTTTCACCGCCAACACTTTGATCGGCCCGCTGACCCTTGATCGCGGCTTTGGCGGCCCCAGCATTGAGGTTGATGACTCCACCGCCAATGTGCTGCCGGTGCGGGTGAATACCAGCAACGACTATTACGGTGTTTTCTTCACGGATACGTTCGACATCACCGAAAAACTGGCCGCCACCGTCTCGGGGCGTTTCAACTCCGCCCAGATCGCGCTGAACGACCAGATCGGCACCAGCCTGAACGGCCAGCATTCCTATAACCGCTTCAATCCCGCAGCCGGCCTGACCTGGAAGATCACGCGCTCCGTCTCCGCCTATGCCGGCTATGCCGAATCGAACCGCGCGCCAACCCCGGCGGAGCTTTCCTGCGCCGATCCGACCGCCCCGTGCAGCCTGACCAATTTCTTCGTCGGTGATCCGCCCCTGAAGCAGGTCGTGGCCCATACCTGGGAAGCCGGGTTCCGTGGCCATCACAAGGTCGAGACCGCCACCGTCAACTGGCATACCGGCTATTTCCATACCGGCAGTGATGACGATCTGGCCTTCGTATCCAGCGAGACCTCCGGGCGAGCCTATTTCCGGAATGTTGGCCCCACCACACGTCAGGGTGTGGAAGCCTCCGTCAATCTGATTGCCGGCGCATGGTCGGTCTTCGCCAACTATTCTTTCACCGATGCCCGCTATGGCAGCAATTTCACGCTCAATTCCGAGGATAATCCTTACGCTGATGACGGGCTCGTCAATGTGCGCAAGGGCAACTACATCACCGGGATTCCCGCCCACGTGTTCAAGGTCGGCGTACAGTGGTCGGTAACGCCCAAATGGGTTGTGGGTCTGATCGGGCGTGCCGCGAGCGGCCAGTATCTGATCGGCGATGAAGGCAACCAGAACCAGCGGACCGGCAATTACTTCGTGATGGATTTCAACACCGCCTACCAGATCACGAAAAATGTGCAGCTGTTCGGCCTGGTGCGGAACCTGACCAACCAGAACTATGCCACTTTCGGCACATTCTCCCCGGTTGGTGAAGTCCCGATGCTTCAGGCTCCCAATGCCACCAATACCAGAAGCCTCAGCCCGGGCGCTCCCATCGCCGGATATGGCGGTGTGCGCGTTTCCTTCTGA
- a CDS encoding cytochrome c family protein: MQSKLVPALAFSAFALLAAGQARADGDAEAGKTLFKKCGFCHSTEAGKNKVGPSLAGIVGRKAGVEPGFNYSDALKSSGLTWDEATLNKWVENPKGLVSGTKMIFPGIKDEKDRQNLIAYLKTLK, encoded by the coding sequence ATGCAAAGCAAACTGGTTCCTGCTCTCGCTTTCTCCGCTTTTGCGCTGCTGGCCGCCGGCCAGGCGCGCGCGGATGGCGATGCCGAAGCAGGTAAGACCCTCTTCAAAAAGTGCGGCTTCTGCCACTCCACCGAAGCCGGCAAGAACAAGGTCGGCCCCTCCCTGGCCGGCATCGTCGGTCGCAAGGCAGGTGTTGAGCCTGGCTTCAACTACTCCGACGCCCTGAAAAGCTCCGGCCTGACCTGGGACGAAGCCACTCTGAACAAGTGGGTTGAAAATCCGAAGGGCCTGGTTTCCGGCACGAAGATGATCTTCCCCGGCATCAAGGACGAAAAGGATCGCCAGAACCTGATCGCCTATCTGAAGACCCTCAAGTAA
- a CDS encoding ABC transporter ATP-binding protein: MAIEQAHAAAALLHVRIEAKNHGATPVLRDIAFDLHRGDVLAVMGRSGCGKTSLLRILAGLDDAYSGQVRWAGYSIRQRRNRAFPRIGTVFQEPLLLPWKTLRQNVALMMPAPDEALIERLFTELGLKEVADSLPGRVSLGMARRAALVRALASRPDILLLDEPFASLDKDSIGSSMGLLRRFWRSGAMATVMVTHEALDAARLANRVMMLGGKPASMIRQVNLPGANPSARSLTAEEEARLAADLQSPEDLIT; this comes from the coding sequence ATGGCGATAGAGCAGGCACACGCTGCTGCCGCCCTGCTGCATGTGCGGATCGAGGCCAAAAATCATGGCGCAACACCTGTTTTAAGGGACATTGCGTTTGATCTGCACCGGGGGGATGTGCTGGCAGTCATGGGGCGCTCAGGCTGTGGCAAAACCAGTCTGTTGCGTATTCTGGCCGGACTGGATGATGCGTATTCCGGCCAGGTCAGGTGGGCAGGTTACAGCATCAGACAGCGCCGCAACCGGGCTTTCCCGCGAATCGGCACAGTGTTTCAGGAACCTTTATTGCTCCCGTGGAAAACGCTGCGTCAGAACGTCGCGCTGATGATGCCTGCCCCGGATGAGGCGTTGATAGAGCGTCTGTTCACAGAACTCGGACTGAAGGAAGTGGCTGACAGCCTTCCGGGCCGTGTGTCGTTGGGGATGGCACGGCGCGCTGCTCTGGTCAGGGCGCTGGCGTCCAGACCGGATATTCTGCTGCTGGATGAGCCGTTTGCCTCGCTGGACAAGGACAGCATCGGCAGCAGCATGGGTTTATTGCGGCGTTTCTGGCGTTCTGGCGCCATGGCGACGGTGATGGTGACGCATGAGGCGCTGGACGCGGCAAGGCTTGCGAATCGGGTCATGATGCTTGGTGGAAAGCCTGCCAGCATGATCAGGCAGGTTAATCTGCCCGGTGCAAACCCGTCAGCCCGCAGCCTGACGGCAGAGGAGGAGGCCCGCCTTGCGGCAGACCTCCAATCCCCGGAAGACCTGATTACTTGA
- a CDS encoding ABC transporter permease, with protein sequence MVLLLAIWEGAAVWAHDPLLPSASTVIAAMVQQAVHGALLPTLAITLRRVAESFVLALVVGTAIGVALGRMPRLNAIMDSLLTAMLNLPAVVLIVLIYIWFGLTEWAAVMAVALNKLPNTAVTVREGARALNPALLDMARSFRMSRLAILRHAILPQLAPYIFAAARSGLSIIWKIVLVVELLGRSDGVGFQLQVYFQLFDVTGILVYTLAFILVVQALEWGVLQLLERRVSAWR encoded by the coding sequence ATGGTGTTGCTGCTGGCGATTTGGGAGGGCGCGGCAGTCTGGGCCCACGATCCCTTGCTGCCATCCGCCAGCACCGTCATCGCCGCCATGGTGCAGCAGGCAGTGCATGGGGCCTTGCTGCCAACATTGGCGATTACGCTGCGCCGTGTTGCCGAGTCTTTCGTGCTCGCACTGGTGGTCGGGACGGCGATTGGCGTGGCCTTGGGCAGGATGCCCCGTCTCAATGCGATCATGGACAGTCTGCTCACCGCCATGCTCAACCTGCCTGCCGTTGTGTTGATCGTGCTGATCTATATCTGGTTCGGGCTGACGGAGTGGGCCGCGGTGATGGCTGTGGCGCTGAACAAGTTGCCCAACACTGCTGTGACGGTGAGAGAAGGCGCGCGGGCGCTGAACCCGGCGCTGCTGGACATGGCGCGCAGCTTCCGCATGAGCCGTCTTGCCATTCTGCGCCACGCAATCCTGCCGCAATTGGCACCCTATATTTTTGCGGCTGCCCGCTCCGGGCTATCGATCATCTGGAAAATCGTGCTGGTGGTGGAGCTGCTGGGGCGTAGCGATGGGGTGGGGTTTCAGCTTCAGGTGTATTTCCAGCTTTTCGATGTGACCGGGATTCTGGTCTACACGCTGGCCTTTATTCTGGTGGTACAGGCGCTGGAATGGGGCGTGCTGCAATTGCTGGAACGGCGGGTATCTGCATGGCGATAG
- a CDS encoding ABC transporter substrate-binding protein, protein MSLLETGRRQNPSFWSRRRVLTGGLGLCLATRAVAARAEDPSMPEIRVASLRFGSLSWLLDVIRRHGLDHDAGFRLVELSLAGSQATQVALQAGSADLAVQDWLWAARQREQGGDWLFSPFSSESGGILVRADSKLHGIDDLKQARLGVAGGPIDKSWLIFRAFAARKLGYDPQSLTPFFAAPPLLNEQLTRGRLDAALTYWPFVARGEAHGGRVLLRIGDALAGLGLPVDTPLVGYVFRSAWAEGPAQPGRRFLKAAAQAQAILATSDTEWQAIRPLTGAGDDHELILLRDAYRAGIPHHWGQAQIDAAQSLLTILHALPGAETSGLPTRIPVGLFPAEVAL, encoded by the coding sequence GTGAGCTTATTGGAAACGGGCAGGAGACAGAATCCCTCGTTCTGGTCCCGCCGTCGCGTGCTGACGGGCGGCCTTGGGCTGTGCCTTGCCACTCGTGCGGTAGCCGCGCGGGCGGAGGACCCTTCCATGCCGGAGATCAGGGTCGCCAGCCTGCGTTTCGGCAGTCTTTCCTGGCTGCTGGATGTCATCCGCCGTCATGGCCTGGACCATGATGCTGGCTTTCGATTGGTGGAGCTGTCACTCGCCGGATCACAGGCTACACAGGTGGCGTTACAGGCTGGCTCGGCCGATCTTGCCGTGCAGGATTGGCTCTGGGCGGCCCGACAGCGAGAACAGGGCGGAGACTGGCTGTTTTCCCCTTTTTCCAGCGAATCCGGGGGCATTCTGGTCCGGGCGGACAGCAAGCTGCATGGGATTGATGATCTGAAGCAGGCCAGATTAGGGGTGGCCGGGGGCCCGATCGATAAAAGCTGGCTGATTTTCAGGGCTTTTGCCGCCCGCAAGCTGGGCTATGACCCGCAGAGCCTTACTCCGTTTTTTGCAGCCCCGCCGCTGTTGAACGAGCAGTTGACCCGGGGAAGACTGGACGCCGCCTTGACCTATTGGCCTTTCGTGGCACGGGGGGAGGCTCATGGTGGGCGCGTTCTGCTGCGTATTGGCGATGCTCTGGCGGGGCTGGGGCTGCCGGTGGATACGCCTCTTGTGGGTTATGTGTTCCGTTCCGCCTGGGCGGAAGGCCCGGCTCAGCCAGGACGGAGATTTCTGAAGGCCGCTGCGCAGGCACAGGCCATTCTCGCGACATCGGATACGGAGTGGCAGGCTATCCGCCCTCTGACCGGTGCGGGAGACGATCATGAGTTGATCCTACTGCGTGATGCATACCGGGCTGGCATTCCGCATCACTGGGGCCAGGCGCAGATCGATGCGGCCCAGAGCTTGCTGACGATCCTGCATGCCCTGCCCGGTGCAGAGACCTCCGGCCTGCCGACGCGGATACCGGTCGGACTGTTTCCGGCGGAGGTAGCGCTCTGA
- a CDS encoding ABC transporter substrate-binding protein — protein sequence MSWIKHARNAAPALTVLACLAGLPAGEMLTPHAAMAQDAAATPAQTIRIVYLELHETRRWPSTWLDQPPADEGVEGARLALRDNATTGRFLNQNYVLDEQIHPTPEAVIQAFKDRLKAGDRNFVLSVPPDLLLRLADLPEAKDALLIDAKLPDDRLRGADCRHNVLHTMPSRAMLADALMQYLTVKNWHHVMLVSGKTPDDALYAEAIRRSAKKFQIRIVADRPWTFNPATQQADTGHFQINTEVSRLTQDVDYDVLIVADEAGNFGDSLSYRTNTPRPVAGTQGMVPEAWARPFDEYASTQFQSRFLKLAHRWMTSLDYGAWMAVRSFGEAATRTGQSDPAKLAAYIRGDSFALAAYKGPPLNFRPWDGQLRQPVLLADDRSLISISPQPGFLHQFYETDTLGIDRPESTCHMQ from the coding sequence ATGAGCTGGATCAAGCACGCGAGAAACGCGGCACCGGCACTGACTGTACTTGCCTGTCTGGCGGGTCTGCCGGCCGGGGAAATGCTGACGCCTCATGCAGCGATGGCACAGGACGCTGCAGCAACGCCAGCACAGACGATCCGTATCGTCTATCTGGAGCTGCATGAAACGCGCCGGTGGCCTTCGACATGGCTTGATCAGCCTCCCGCCGATGAAGGCGTGGAAGGCGCACGTCTGGCCCTGCGCGACAATGCGACCACGGGCCGCTTCCTGAACCAGAACTATGTGCTGGACGAGCAGATTCATCCAACGCCCGAGGCCGTGATACAGGCCTTCAAGGACAGGCTGAAAGCAGGCGACCGGAATTTCGTGCTCAGTGTGCCGCCTGACCTGCTGCTGCGTCTGGCAGATCTGCCGGAAGCGAAAGACGCTCTGCTGATCGATGCGAAATTGCCGGATGACCGGCTGCGTGGCGCGGATTGCCGCCACAACGTACTGCACACCATGCCCAGCCGCGCCATGCTGGCGGATGCGCTGATGCAATATCTGACCGTCAAAAACTGGCACCACGTCATGCTGGTAAGCGGCAAAACACCAGATGATGCCTTATATGCCGAGGCCATTCGCCGATCGGCCAAAAAATTCCAGATCCGCATCGTCGCCGATCGCCCATGGACCTTCAACCCGGCGACGCAGCAGGCTGATACGGGACATTTCCAGATCAACACCGAGGTTTCCCGTCTGACACAGGATGTCGATTACGACGTGCTGATCGTTGCCGATGAGGCAGGCAATTTCGGCGACAGCCTGTCCTACCGCACCAACACGCCTCGCCCGGTGGCCGGAACGCAGGGGATGGTGCCGGAAGCATGGGCCAGACCATTCGACGAATATGCCAGCACACAGTTTCAAAGCCGTTTTCTGAAACTGGCCCATCGCTGGATGACCAGTCTGGATTACGGTGCATGGATGGCGGTACGCAGCTTTGGTGAGGCCGCCACCCGCACCGGACAGTCCGATCCGGCCAAACTGGCAGCCTATATACGCGGCGATTCCTTTGCTCTGGCCGCCTATAAAGGGCCACCGCTCAATTTCAGGCCCTGGGACGGACAGTTACGGCAGCCCGTGCTGCTGGCGGATGATCGTTCGCTGATTTCCATTTCGCCGCAGCCCGGATTTCTGCACCAGTTTTACGAAACAGATACGCTCGGCATCGACCGGCCGGAGAGCACATGTCACATGCAATGA
- a CDS encoding YVTN family beta-propeller repeat protein, which yields MSHAMIRHRMAAAIVSAALAIPLFATSAMAGKILVSNEKDNTITVLDQDSLKIIKTVPVGARPRGIVLSKDGKSLYICTSDADHIEVLDLASLTVSKTLPSGPDPELFALSPDGNTLYISNENDNMVSVLDIGQSRIVDEIPTGVEPEGMAVSPDGKTIVNTSETTSMAHFIDAKSHKPVANVLVGTRPRYAEYNKDGSLVWVSSEVAGQVAVIDTKTHKVIKTISFAIPGVPKEAVQAVGIALSDDGNTAFICLGPANRVAVVDAHTYEVKKYLLVGQRVWHAAFSPDQKTLYTANGISNDMSVIDVPSLKVLKSVPVGQLPWGVVVAP from the coding sequence ATGTCACATGCAATGATCCGCCACCGCATGGCAGCCGCGATTGTCAGTGCTGCGCTGGCAATCCCGCTTTTCGCCACCAGTGCGATGGCGGGCAAAATTCTTGTCTCCAATGAAAAAGACAACACCATCACGGTGCTGGATCAAGACTCTCTCAAAATCATCAAGACCGTTCCGGTGGGTGCGCGCCCGCGCGGTATCGTGCTCTCGAAAGACGGAAAAAGCCTCTATATCTGCACATCCGATGCTGATCATATCGAGGTGCTCGATCTCGCCAGTCTGACCGTCAGCAAAACCCTGCCGAGCGGACCGGATCCGGAGCTGTTCGCCCTCAGCCCGGATGGAAACACGCTTTATATTTCCAACGAAAACGACAACATGGTCTCTGTGCTGGATATCGGGCAAAGCAGGATTGTCGATGAAATTCCCACCGGCGTGGAGCCGGAAGGGATGGCGGTCAGCCCGGATGGAAAAACCATCGTCAACACATCCGAAACCACCAGCATGGCGCATTTCATCGACGCCAAAAGCCATAAGCCGGTGGCCAATGTGCTGGTCGGCACCCGCCCGCGTTATGCGGAATACAACAAGGATGGCTCTCTGGTCTGGGTTTCTTCCGAAGTTGCAGGTCAGGTCGCGGTGATCGATACCAAGACCCATAAAGTGATCAAGACCATCAGCTTCGCGATCCCCGGCGTACCGAAAGAAGCAGTCCAGGCTGTTGGCATCGCCCTCAGTGATGACGGCAACACTGCCTTCATCTGCCTTGGCCCGGCCAATCGCGTGGCGGTGGTGGATGCCCATACCTACGAGGTGAAAAAATATCTGCTGGTCGGGCAACGTGTCTGGCACGCTGCTTTTTCACCGGATCAGAAAACACTTTATACCGCCAACGGAATCAGCAACGACATGTCAGTGATCGACGTGCCCAGCCTCAAGGTTCTGAAATCGGTGCCGGTCGGGCAACTGCCATGGGGCGTGGTGGTGGCACCCTGA
- a CDS encoding ABC transporter ATP-binding protein, which yields MGRGGGTLMPTPSAPSSAALAVSSLSHAFGARRVLDNVTFSIQPGDFSVLLGLNGAGKTTLFGLITRLYHSKSGHIAVLGHDMRREPGRALARMGAVFQQSTLDLDLTVLQNLTYHAALHGMPSREARERALEELGRIGLADRAGDRVRQLSGGQRRRVELARALVHAPSLLLLDEPTVGLDIESRRFLLQHVRELCRDHGLAVLWATHLIDEADEQARIIVLHQGKVLAQGARDTIVRDADAVDLGTAFDRLTRNGQNTTREKAA from the coding sequence ATGGGGCGTGGTGGTGGCACCCTGATGCCGACACCATCAGCCCCTTCATCCGCCGCGCTGGCCGTAAGCAGCCTCAGCCATGCTTTCGGGGCGCGTCGGGTGCTGGATAACGTCACATTCAGCATTCAACCCGGTGATTTCTCCGTCCTGCTCGGACTGAACGGGGCCGGCAAGACCACATTATTCGGGCTGATCACAAGACTCTATCACAGCAAAAGCGGCCATATCGCCGTGCTCGGTCATGATATGCGCCGGGAACCAGGCCGCGCCCTTGCCCGTATGGGGGCGGTGTTTCAACAATCCACGCTCGATCTCGATCTGACCGTGTTGCAGAACCTGACCTACCATGCCGCCTTGCATGGAATGCCCTCCCGAGAAGCCCGCGAACGCGCCCTGGAGGAACTTGGCCGGATCGGCCTTGCTGATCGTGCGGGGGATCGGGTTCGGCAGCTTTCCGGCGGACAACGCAGACGTGTCGAGCTGGCACGGGCGCTGGTCCATGCGCCTTCACTGCTGTTGCTCGATGAACCCACCGTGGGGCTTGATATCGAAAGCCGCCGCTTCCTGCTTCAGCATGTGCGCGAATTGTGCCGCGATCACGGTCTTGCCGTGTTGTGGGCCACCCATCTGATTGATGAAGCAGATGAGCAGGCCCGCATCATTGTGCTGCATCAAGGAAAGGTGCTGGCACAGGGTGCGCGCGATACCATTGTCCGTGACGCCGATGCCGTCGATCTCGGCACCGCGTTTGATCGCCTGACACGCAACGGTCAGAATACCACGCGGGAAAAAGCCGCATGA